The genomic region ACCGGGGCCGCGATCAGGTGCTCACCCGGCCGCGCCAGGCGATGGCAGTCGAGCAGACGCCGCTCACCCCTGTGGGCCACGCCGAGTCGTACGCCGGAGCCACCACCTCGGCCCCGACGTTGCCCGACCAGTGGCGGACCAGCGCGCCGGCACCGGCACAGTGGCAGTCTCCGCTCGACACGCGGGACACCACTCCTGCCGTGCAGGCCGGTGGCTACGCCGGAGCACGCCCGACGGCCCCGCCCGCAGCCCCGCCCGCAGCCCCGCTTCCGCCGGCCCGGCCCGCGTACAGCAATGGCGCGGGCGCCTCGATGGGCAGCCCGACAGTGGCGTACCCGACCATCGCCCCGCTGCCCCGGCGCAGCGCGACGGCCGACCCCGCCGACGGTCGGAACGTGCCGGTGCTGCCGGTCGGACCGGTCGCCGGCCCCGGTGCCGTCGCGCCGCCCGCCGCCCCACCAGCCCCGCCGGTCGCGCCGCCGACGCCACCCGCCCCGGTGACCAACCGGCCCGACTTCCCGGCCGAGGCACCGATCTTCCGGGAGATGGAGGCGGTCTGGTTCCGGTCACACGGGGACGACGCCACCGCGATCTTCACCCGGCCGCAGTTCGACACGCCGCCGGCACCCGCCGACGCCAGCCTGGCCAACGCCGGGATGCGTGCGAGCACCGCAGGCCAGTCGGCCGCCGCGTCCGCGCCGACGGTGACACCGGCCCGGCCGCCGCTGCCGACGCGTACCCCGGGTAGCTCCGGCGACGGCACCGGAACGGTAGGCGGGGGGAGCATGGACGGGTTCGGCAGCGGAAGCAACAGCGGCCGCGACGCCGCGCCGTCGACGCCACCACCGTCGTACACGCCGCCGCCGGCCGCCCGGCCGGTGCCGGCAGCGGCCACCCCTCCGCCCCCGCCCCCCGCCCCCGACCCGGACGCCTGGCGGACCGCGGCGGACGAGGGTTGGTCCCGCGCCAGCCGGGCCGCCGAGCCGGCGCCGGCGGGCACCACCCGCTCGGGTCTGCCCAAGCGGGTGCCGCAGGCGCAGCTCGTGCCGGGCGGCATCGAACCCAAGGGCGGCCGGGACCGCAGCCGGCGGACCCCCGATGAAGTACGCGGCCTGCTGTCGGCCTACCACCGCGGCGTGCAGCGCGGCCGGTCGGCCGGCACGGACCTGAACAGCACCTCGACCAAGGAGAGCCGATGAACAGGCCAGCTGCCATGCAGGACATGGGTTGGCTGCTCACCAACTTCGCCGACAGCGTGGCGGGGATCGCCCACGTGGTGGCGGTGTCCGCCGACGGGCTGCTGCTCGCCTCCTCCCGGGACCTGCCGGGAGACCGGGCGGACCAGCTCGCCGCCATCACCTCCGGCGTGGTGAGCCTGACCGAGGGCGCGGCGCGGATGTTCAGCGCGGGCGGGGTGTTGCAGACCGTCATCGAGATGGACAGCGGCTACCTGTTCCTCATGTCGATCAGCGACGGCTCGTCGATGGCCGTGCTCGCGGCGCGCAGTTGCGACGTGGGCCAGGTGGGCTACGAGATGGCGCTGCTGGTGGAGCGGGTGGGTGCCGCGCTGGTGCCGCTGCCGCGAGACGCGGTGCGCTCGTAGCGCCGATACCGGACGCGGACCGCGTGCCGGAACAGGGATGGGAGGCGGTGTGCGCCGACTCCGCGACGACGAGGAGGTGATCGGGGATGGACCAACGACGCGCTGACCCGCGCGGCGCTCTGGTACGTCCGTACGCGGTCACCCGTGGTCGTACCGAGCCCCGGCAGGACATCGCCCTCGAGGCGGTCCTCACGGCCTCTCCCACCCAGGTTGCCGAGTCCCGCTTCGCGGGGCACGACAAGCACCGCATCGCCACGGTCTGCGAGGGCCGGGCGCAGTCGCTGGCGGAGATCGCCGCGTACACCCGGATGCCGCTCGGCGTCGCCCGGGTGCTGGTCGCCGACATGGTGGCCGAGAGCCTGCTGACGTTACACACTGCTGCTCCCGCCGAGGGGTTCGAGGAGCGGATGGAACTGCTTGGAAGGGTGCTAAGTGGACTTCGCAGGCTATGACCCCGCTGGGGGGCGGCCGGGCCGGGGAATCGTCTCCGCGAAGATCGTTGTCGCGGGCGGGTTCGGCGTCGGTAAGACGACCCTTGTCGGTTCGATCTCCGAGATCCAACCGCTGACGACCGAGGCGGTGATGACCGCGGCCGGTGTCGGCATCGACGATCCGTCCAAGGTGCCGGGCAAGGAGACCACAACGGTCGCCATGGACTTCGGCCGTATCACGATGGCCCAGGACCTGATCCTGTACCTCTTCGGTACACCGGGTCAGACCCGCTTCTGGTTCATGTGGGACGAGATCATCCGGGGTGCGGTGGGTGCCGCGGTGCTCGTGGACACCCGGCGGATCACCGACGCGTTCGCCCCGCTCGACTACTTCGAGAACCGCAACCTGCCGTACGTGGTGGCGCTCAACCACTTCGACGGCGCTCCCCAGTACGAGCTGGACGAGGTCCGCGAGGCGTTGGCCATCTCGCCGCAGGTGCCGCTGGTGATGACCGACGCCCGGCACCGGGACTCGGTCAAGCAGGTGCTGGTGACCGTTGTCGAGCACGCCATGCTCCGGTTGCAGGCCGAGCACGGCCGCGGGTTCCCCACGCCGGTCGGCTGAGAAGTCCCGGCCGGCCGGCGTACACCGGCCGGCCGGACAGCTCAGTCGACCCGGAGCCGGTAGCCGCGTTTGACCACTGTCTGCACCACACGTGGCGCGCGCAGGCCGGCCCGCAGCCGGGCCACCGCCATCTCCACGGCGTGCTCGTCCGCGCCCCGGGGCAGGGTCCGCAGCAGCGCCGTACGCGACAGCACCCGTCCGGGGGACTGGGCCAGCGCCCGCAGCACCGCCATCGGCGCGGGCGCCAGGGGACGCAGCTCGCCGTCGATCACCGCTGCGTGCCCGCGCAGGGTGAGCAGGTGACCGCCGGCCTTGAACGTGACGGTCCGGCGGGGCAGCTCGTCGACGATTGTCCGCACCAGCGCGCCCAGCCGGGCCCGTCCCGGCGCGCTCACCGGCACCCCGTGCCGCAGCAGGGGTTCGGCGGTCACCGCGCCGACGCAGCTGGCGAGCACGTCGCTGCGGAACGCGGACACCACCGCGTCGGTACGGTCGCCGGCCGCCCGCAGCAGCGCCTCGGCCGCAGGCGCCGAAGTGAACGTCACCGCGTCCACAAGCCGGCCGGCGATCAGGTCGATGAGCCGGTGCAGCGGCGCCAGGTCGGTGGGCGGCGCCCAGCGGTAGACCGGAACCTCGATCACAGTGGCGCCGGCCGCCTCCAGCGCGAGTGTGCACTCCGGCTGGCGCTCCCCGTGCAACTGCATGGCGATCACCTGCCCGGCCACACCGCGCCGACGCAGGTGGTCGACCACCTCGTCGCAGCTCTCCGAATCCGGTGACCACTGGTCGTGCAGCCCTGCCGCCCGGATCGCGCCACGTGCCTTCGGGCCCCGCGCCACCACGTACGAGCGGCCCAGCACCGAGCGCAGCGGCTCCGCCAGCCCCCAACCTTCGGCCGCCTCCAACCACCCGCGCATGCCGATCCCGGTGTTGGCCATCAGGATGTCCGGCGGCTGGTCCAGGCAGGCGCGCGTCGCCTCGCGCAACTCGGTGTCGTCGGACAGCGGAACGATCCGCAGCGCCGGGGCGAGCACCACCCGGGCGCCCCGACGTTCGAGCAGCGCGGCCAACTCGTCGCGCCGCCGGTCGGCGGTCACTCCGATCGTGAAGCCGGCCAGTTCCTCCCGCATCAGTCCTCCCGTCGCAGCCGCACCTCGACCAGCCCGTCACGGCAGCGAGCGTCGTGCCGGGTCACGGCCACCCCGGGCAGATCGAGGCAGGCGCCGCTGCGCAGGTCGTACACCTGCTTGTGCAGCGGCGAGGCGACAGTCGGCACCCCGGCGCGGCTGCCCACGATGCCCCGGGACAGCACGTACGCGCCGGACACCGGATCGCGGTTGTCGATCGCGAACAGCCCGTCGGCGGTGCGGAAGAGGGCGACCTGAACGCCGTCGACAAGGGCGGCCACGCCCCGGTCGGGGTCCAGCCGGTCGAGGGGGCAGACCACTGTCCACTCCAGTGTGCTGTGCTGGCTCATCGCCGTACCTCCGGAAGGCCGAGCGTCACCGGCTGCCGGCGCTGACCGTGCGCCGGCACCGGTTGGCCGCGTTCCTGCGTGAAGGTGATCGACGGGTCGGGCACGTCGGGCGCGTTGACGAAGGAGGTGTAGCGGCGCAGCCGGTCCGGGTCGTTCAGCACGTCGCGCCACTCGTCGGAGTACGTGGTCACGTGCCGGGCCATCGCCGCGTCGAGGTCGGCGCACAGGCCCAGGGAGTCGTCGACGATCACCGAGCGCAGGTGGTCGAGGCCGCCGTCCATCGACTCGATCCAGCCGGCGGTGCGTTGCAGCCGGTCGGCGGTACGGATGTAGTAGATGAGGAACCTGTCGATGAGGGTGATCAGCTCATCGGTCGACAGGTCGGTGGCGAACAGGTCGGCGTGCCGGGGCCGGAAACCGCCGTTGCCACCGACGTAGAGGTTCCAGCCGGTCTCGGTGGCGATGATGCCGAAGTCCTTGCTGCGCGCCTCGGCGCACTCGCGGGCGCAGCCGGACACCGCCGACTTGAGCTTGTGCGGGGCGCGCAGCCCGCGGTAACGCAACTCCAGTGCCACGGCCAGGCCCACCGAGTCCTGCACCCCGTACCGGCACCAGGTTTCACCGACGCAGGACTTCACTGTGCGCAGCGCCTTGCCGTACGCGTGGCCGGACTCGAAGCCGGCGTCCACAAGCCGCCGCCAGATCAGCGGCAACTGCTCCACCCGTGCGCCGAACAGGTCGATCCGCTGCCCGCCGGTGATCTTCGTGTAGAGCTGGAAGTCCCGGGCGACCTCACCGATCACGATCAGCTTCTCCGGGGTGATCTCGCCGCCGGGGATCCGGGGCACCACCGAGTAGCTGCCGTCGCGTTGCAGGTTGGCAAGGAAGTGGTCGTTCGTGTCCTGCAACGACGCCTGCTCACCGTCGAGCACGTGCCCGTTGCCCAGCGAGGCGAGGATCGACGCCACCACCGGCTTGCAGATGTCGCAGCCGCGCCCCCGGCCGTGCTCGGCGACCAGCCGGGAGAACGTGCGGATGCCGCGTACCCGAACGATCTCGAACAGGTCCCGCCGGCCGACGTCGAAGTGCTCGCACAACGCGGCGGACTGCGCCACCCCGGCCGCGTCCAGCAGTTGCTTGAGCATCGGCACGCAGGACCCGCAGCTCGTGCCGGCTCTGGTGCACGCCTTCAACGCTGGCACGTCCGCGCAGCCGTCGGCGATTGCGGCGTCCACGTCGCCACGGGTCACCGCGTTGCAGGAGCAGACCTGCGCGGTGGCGGGCAGCGCGCCGGCGTCCGCGCCACCGCCGTCCGGTGCGAGCAACGCAAGCGGCGCGGCCGGCAGCGGGCCGCCCACACTGGCCCGCAACGTCGGGTACGCGCTGGCGTCACCCACAAGCACCCCGCCCAGCAGGGTGTGCGCGTCGTCGGACAGGACCAGCTTCGCGTAGACCCGGGTGGCCGGATCGGTGAACGTGACGTCCAGGCAGCCCTCGGTGGTGCCGTGCGCGTCGCCGAACGAGGCCACGTCCACGCCGAGCAGCTTCAGCTTCGTGGCGGTGTCCGCGCCCGGGAAGGTCGCCGCGCCACCGACCAGCCGGTCGGCCACCACCTCGGCCGTCGCGTACCCGGGGGCGACAAGACCGTGACAGGTGCCGTCGACCGCCGCGCACTCACCGACAGCCCAGATCCGCTCGTCGGCGCTGCGGCAGGTCGCGTCGACGAGCACCCCGCCGCGCGGGCCGCGTGGCAGGTCGGCGGCCCGCGCCAGCTCGTCACGCGGTCGGATGCCGGCGGCCACCACCACCAGGTCGGCGTCGACAGTACGGCCGTCGGAGAGCTCCAGGGCGGCGACAGCTCCGTCCGCCCCGGCCCGGATCGCCGTGGTGCCCACCCCGAGGTGGGTACGCACACCCAACTCCTCGACGTACCGGCGGAGCATCGCCGCGCCGGCCTGGTCGACCTGCACCGGCATGAGGCGGGGCGCGAACTCGACAACGTCGGTGCTCAGGCCGAGCAGTCGCAGGGCGTTCGCCGCCTCCAGCCCGAGCAGCCCACCGCCGATCACCGCGCCGACCCGCCGGCCCTGCGCGTACGCCCGGATCGCCGCCAGGTCGTCAAGGGTGCGGTAGACGAAGACCCCGGGCAGGTCGGCGCCGGGCACCGGAGGCACGAACGGGTACGAACCGGTGGCCAGCACCAGCGCGTCATAGGGGTACTCGCCGTCGACGGTGGTCACCACCCGCCGGTCACGGTCGATGGCGGTGGCCGGCTCGCCGAGACGCAGCCGTACCCCGTCGTGCGGGGTGTGCACGTTGAGTTCGTCCTCGCCCACCCCGTCGAAGAACGCCGAGAGCCGCACCCTGTCGTACGCCGGACGCCGCTCCTCGGCCAGCACTGTCACCCGCCAGCGCCCCCGGGGATCGCGGGCGCGAAGCGCGTCGACGAACCGTTGCCCCACCATGCCGTTGCCGATGACGACCAGGTCACCGCCGCTCATCGCGTCACCTCCACCGATTCCGCTTGGGACAGCCAGTCGACGATGCCGGCGACGGCGTCCCGGCACCCCCCGCATCCGGTGCCGGCGCGGGTGGACGCCACCACCGCGTCGACAGTTCGCGCACCGGCCCGCCAGCACCGCACAAGCGTTCCCTTGGTGACGGCGTTGCACTGGCAGACGACTGCGGCGTCCGGCATGAGCGCAGGTGTTGCGGCCGGAGCCGTGGCGCCGCCGCCGAGCGCTCGGCCCAGCAGCAGCGCCCGCCGGTCGGCCGGCACCGGGTGGCCACGGTCGAAGAGCTGGATCACCGTGCCGACTGCCGGGTTGTCGCCCAGCAGGATCGCGCCGGTAAGCCGCTCGTCGTGGATCCGCAGCCGCGCGTACGTGCCCCGGGCCGGATCGGCGAAGGTCAGCACCTCGCCCGGCCCGACGCCCACCGGGTCACCCATGGCCGCCAGGTCGATCCCGGCCGCCTTGAGTCGGGTCACCACCGGCCGGGGCCGGTAGCGGGCCAGCGGGTCGGTTCCGGTCAGCACGTCGGCGAGCACCCGGGCCTGCGACCAGGCGGGTGCGACGAGCCCGGTGAGTACGCCGTCGTGCTCGGCGCAGTCGCCGATCGCCGAGACACGCCGGTCGTTGGTGCGCAGCCTGTCGTCCACCACCACGCCGCGTCGCACTGTCAGCCCGGCGGCCGTCGCGAGGGCGGTGTCGGGGCGTACACCGCAGCAGAGCACCAGCAGGTCGGCGGTGAGCGTCCGGCCGTCGGCCAGGTCGAGGCGGACATGGTCGGCGTCCGCTTCGACCCCGGTCGCCGGCACCGCGAGCTCGACTGTGACGCCGAGCCCCGCGAGCGTGCCGGCGAGCACCGCGCTGGCCGCCGTGTCGAGTTGCCGTTCCATCAGGTGCTCCCTCGGGTGCACCACTGTGGTGACCAGCCCTCGGGTGGCGAGCCCTCGGGCGGCCTCCAGGCCGAGCAGCCCGCCGCCGAGCACGAGTGCGGTGCCGGCGCCGTCGGCCACGGCGAGGATCCGGCGGCAGTCGTCAAGGGTCCGGAACGGGACCACACGGTCCGGCAGGTGGGCCGGGTCGAGGCCGGGCAGCGCCGGCAGCACCGGCCGGCTGCCGGTGGCAAGCACCAGATGGTCGTAGGAGATGCGTTCGCCGTCGGCGGT from Micromonospora profundi harbors:
- the nirD gene encoding nitrite reductase small subunit NirD, which translates into the protein MSQHSTLEWTVVCPLDRLDPDRGVAALVDGVQVALFRTADGLFAIDNRDPVSGAYVLSRGIVGSRAGVPTVASPLHKQVYDLRSGACLDLPGVAVTRHDARCRDGLVEVRLRRED
- a CDS encoding FAD-dependent oxidoreductase; the protein is MSGRVVIVGNGMAGARLASELHTREGDRKVTVLGAEPHRAYNRIMLSTLLAGRIGEPDVELTEAAGHGIDRRTGVRVTAVDRSGREVQTADGERISYDHLVLATGSRPVLPALPGLDPAHLPDRVVPFRTLDDCRRILAVADGAGTALVLGGGLLGLEAARGLATRGLVTTVVHPREHLMERQLDTAASAVLAGTLAGLGVTVELAVPATGVEADADHVRLDLADGRTLTADLLVLCCGVRPDTALATAAGLTVRRGVVVDDRLRTNDRRVSAIGDCAEHDGVLTGLVAPAWSQARVLADVLTGTDPLARYRPRPVVTRLKAAGIDLAAMGDPVGVGPGEVLTFADPARGTYARLRIHDERLTGAILLGDNPAVGTVIQLFDRGHPVPADRRALLLGRALGGGATAPAATPALMPDAAVVCQCNAVTKGTLVRCWRAGARTVDAVVASTRAGTGCGGCRDAVAGIVDWLSQAESVEVTR
- a CDS encoding DUF742 domain-containing protein — its product is MDQRRADPRGALVRPYAVTRGRTEPRQDIALEAVLTASPTQVAESRFAGHDKHRIATVCEGRAQSLAEIAAYTRMPLGVARVLVADMVAESLLTLHTAAPAEGFEERMELLGRVLSGLRRL
- a CDS encoding uroporphyrinogen-III synthase, coding for MREELAGFTIGVTADRRRDELAALLERRGARVVLAPALRIVPLSDDTELREATRACLDQPPDILMANTGIGMRGWLEAAEGWGLAEPLRSVLGRSYVVARGPKARGAIRAAGLHDQWSPDSESCDEVVDHLRRRGVAGQVIAMQLHGERQPECTLALEAAGATVIEVPVYRWAPPTDLAPLHRLIDLIAGRLVDAVTFTSAPAAEALLRAAGDRTDAVVSAFRSDVLASCVGAVTAEPLLRHGVPVSAPGRARLGALVRTIVDELPRRTVTFKAGGHLLTLRGHAAVIDGELRPLAPAPMAVLRALAQSPGRVLSRTALLRTLPRGADEHAVEMAVARLRAGLRAPRVVQTVVKRGYRLRVD
- a CDS encoding roadblock/LC7 domain-containing protein → MNRPAAMQDMGWLLTNFADSVAGIAHVVAVSADGLLLASSRDLPGDRADQLAAITSGVVSLTEGAARMFSAGGVLQTVIEMDSGYLFLMSISDGSSMAVLAARSCDVGQVGYEMALLVERVGAALVPLPRDAVRS
- a CDS encoding GTP-binding protein gives rise to the protein MDFAGYDPAGGRPGRGIVSAKIVVAGGFGVGKTTLVGSISEIQPLTTEAVMTAAGVGIDDPSKVPGKETTTVAMDFGRITMAQDLILYLFGTPGQTRFWFMWDEIIRGAVGAAVLVDTRRITDAFAPLDYFENRNLPYVVALNHFDGAPQYELDEVREALAISPQVPLVMTDARHRDSVKQVLVTVVEHAMLRLQAEHGRGFPTPVG
- the nirB gene encoding nitrite reductase large subunit NirB, which produces MSGGDLVVIGNGMVGQRFVDALRARDPRGRWRVTVLAEERRPAYDRVRLSAFFDGVGEDELNVHTPHDGVRLRLGEPATAIDRDRRVVTTVDGEYPYDALVLATGSYPFVPPVPGADLPGVFVYRTLDDLAAIRAYAQGRRVGAVIGGGLLGLEAANALRLLGLSTDVVEFAPRLMPVQVDQAGAAMLRRYVEELGVRTHLGVGTTAIRAGADGAVAALELSDGRTVDADLVVVAAGIRPRDELARAADLPRGPRGGVLVDATCRSADERIWAVGECAAVDGTCHGLVAPGYATAEVVADRLVGGAATFPGADTATKLKLLGVDVASFGDAHGTTEGCLDVTFTDPATRVYAKLVLSDDAHTLLGGVLVGDASAYPTLRASVGGPLPAAPLALLAPDGGGADAGALPATAQVCSCNAVTRGDVDAAIADGCADVPALKACTRAGTSCGSCVPMLKQLLDAAGVAQSAALCEHFDVGRRDLFEIVRVRGIRTFSRLVAEHGRGRGCDICKPVVASILASLGNGHVLDGEQASLQDTNDHFLANLQRDGSYSVVPRIPGGEITPEKLIVIGEVARDFQLYTKITGGQRIDLFGARVEQLPLIWRRLVDAGFESGHAYGKALRTVKSCVGETWCRYGVQDSVGLAVALELRYRGLRAPHKLKSAVSGCARECAEARSKDFGIIATETGWNLYVGGNGGFRPRHADLFATDLSTDELITLIDRFLIYYIRTADRLQRTAGWIESMDGGLDHLRSVIVDDSLGLCADLDAAMARHVTTYSDEWRDVLNDPDRLRRYTSFVNAPDVPDPSITFTQERGQPVPAHGQRRQPVTLGLPEVRR